One stretch of Ictalurus punctatus breed USDA103 chromosome 5, Coco_2.0, whole genome shotgun sequence DNA includes these proteins:
- the cdk20 gene encoding cyclin-dependent kinase 20 isoform X2, with protein sequence MDQYSILGRIGEGAHGIVFKAKHIETGETVALKKVALRKLEDGIPNQALREIKALQEIEDNPYVVKLKDVFPHGTGFVLVFEYMLSDLSEVIRNSQRPLTESQVKGYMMMLLKGVAFCHENSIMHRDLKPANLLISSTGHLKIADFGLARLFSNEGERLYSHQVATRAVGCIFGELLNNSPLFPGENDIEQLCCVLRVLGTPNQKVWPEITELPDYNKITFKDNPPIPLEEIVPDTSPQAIDLLKKFLVYPSKQRINARQALLHPYFFTDPLPAHHSELPIPQRGGKHSRQRLQPPYEFSVERPLHESLVDPGLIHPHAWGCL encoded by the exons ATGGATCAGTACAGTATTCTCGGTAGGATTGGCGAAGGAGCGCATGGAATTGTGTTCAAGGCCAAACATATCGAG acAGGAGAGACGGTGGCACTGAAGAAAGTGGCCCTACGAAAGCTAGAAGACGGGATTCCCAACCAAGCACTGAGAGAAATTAAAGCACTTCAGGAAATTGAAGATAACCCATAC GTAGTAAAGCTGAAGGATGTGTTCCCACACGGTACCGGCTTTGTGCTGGTCTTCGAGTACATGCTCTCGGATCTGTCGGAGGTTATCCGGAACTCTCAGAGACCCCTGACTGAATCTCAGGTCAAGGGCTACATGATGATGTTACTCAAAGGGGTGGCTTTCTGTCATGAGAACTCCATCATGCACAGG GATCTGAAGCCTGCAAACCTTCTAATCAGCTCGACAGGTCATTTGAAGATTGCTGATTTTGGTCTGGCCAGGCTTTTTTCCAATGAAGGAGAGAGGCTTTACAGCCATCAGGTGGCCACAAG GGCAGTGGGCTGTATTTTTGGGGAGCTGTTGAATAACTCTCCTCTGTTCCCTGGAGAGAATGACATCGAGCAGCTGTGCTGCGTGCTCCGTGTCCTGGGAACTCCCAACCAGAAAGTGTGGCCG gagATCACAGAGTTGCCAGATTACAACAAGATCACGTTTAAAGATAACCCGCCGATCCCTCTGGAGGAAATCGTGCCTGACACGTCCCCTCAGGCCATTGACCTGCTGAAGAAATTTCTCGTGTATCCGTCCAAGCAGAGGATTAATGCCAGACAG GCTTTACTGCATCCCTACTTCTTCACAGACCCGCTCCCTGCCCATCACTCGGAGCTGCCCATTCCTCAGCGCGGGGGGAAACACTCTCGCCAGCGACTGCAGCCCCCCTACGAGTTCTCGGTGGAACGGCCTTTGCATGAGAGCCTGGTGGATCCCGGTCTGATCCATCCACACGCATGGGGGTGTTTATAA
- the cdk20 gene encoding cyclin-dependent kinase 20 isoform X1, which translates to MDQYSILGRIGEGAHGIVFKAKHIETGETVALKKVALRKLEDGIPNQALREIKALQEIEDNPYVVKLKDVFPHGTGFVLVFEYMLSDLSEVIRNSQRPLTESQVKGYMMMLLKGVAFCHENSIMHRDLKPANLLISSTGHLKIADFGLARLFSNEGERLYSHQVATRWYRAPELLYGARKYDEGVDLWAVGCIFGELLNNSPLFPGENDIEQLCCVLRVLGTPNQKVWPEITELPDYNKITFKDNPPIPLEEIVPDTSPQAIDLLKKFLVYPSKQRINARQALLHPYFFTDPLPAHHSELPIPQRGGKHSRQRLQPPYEFSVERPLHESLVDPGLIHPHAWGCL; encoded by the exons ATGGATCAGTACAGTATTCTCGGTAGGATTGGCGAAGGAGCGCATGGAATTGTGTTCAAGGCCAAACATATCGAG acAGGAGAGACGGTGGCACTGAAGAAAGTGGCCCTACGAAAGCTAGAAGACGGGATTCCCAACCAAGCACTGAGAGAAATTAAAGCACTTCAGGAAATTGAAGATAACCCATAC GTAGTAAAGCTGAAGGATGTGTTCCCACACGGTACCGGCTTTGTGCTGGTCTTCGAGTACATGCTCTCGGATCTGTCGGAGGTTATCCGGAACTCTCAGAGACCCCTGACTGAATCTCAGGTCAAGGGCTACATGATGATGTTACTCAAAGGGGTGGCTTTCTGTCATGAGAACTCCATCATGCACAGG GATCTGAAGCCTGCAAACCTTCTAATCAGCTCGACAGGTCATTTGAAGATTGCTGATTTTGGTCTGGCCAGGCTTTTTTCCAATGAAGGAGAGAGGCTTTACAGCCATCAGGTGGCCACAAG GTGGTACAGAGCTCCAGAGCTTCTATACGGTGCTCGGAAATATGACGAAGGAGTAGATCTCTG GGCAGTGGGCTGTATTTTTGGGGAGCTGTTGAATAACTCTCCTCTGTTCCCTGGAGAGAATGACATCGAGCAGCTGTGCTGCGTGCTCCGTGTCCTGGGAACTCCCAACCAGAAAGTGTGGCCG gagATCACAGAGTTGCCAGATTACAACAAGATCACGTTTAAAGATAACCCGCCGATCCCTCTGGAGGAAATCGTGCCTGACACGTCCCCTCAGGCCATTGACCTGCTGAAGAAATTTCTCGTGTATCCGTCCAAGCAGAGGATTAATGCCAGACAG GCTTTACTGCATCCCTACTTCTTCACAGACCCGCTCCCTGCCCATCACTCGGAGCTGCCCATTCCTCAGCGCGGGGGGAAACACTCTCGCCAGCGACTGCAGCCCCCCTACGAGTTCTCGGTGGAACGGCCTTTGCATGAGAGCCTGGTGGATCCCGGTCTGATCCATCCACACGCATGGGGGTGTTTATAA
- the gata1b gene encoding GATA-binding factor 1-B isoform X2 — translation MEATVESRWASSSLLPSEVLPTYPSDSSFVSHTEDDSTFSSIEAECSGLPSLFSNTVQSRSAPTYRHSPVRQVYSSPFLSGLSWLEGSGAHSLSSPYSSPPSSWHGGTFSRTPVLPHSSSTSSPFHPSLPLSSIRAPRSELHPPGLDCKDSLKGERVSPAAGAEGVGGVYTINHVAGGGVYPHDHGPPQAHTHTHTHSLGHYSAYSSPAQDYSSVGLYSPSYEKLRGKMTLSPTETRECVNCGATATPLWRRDGTGHYLCNACGLYHKMNGQNRPLIRPRKRLVVSKRAGTQCANCQTSTTTLWRRNSSGEPVCNACGLYFKLHNVNRPLTMKKEGIQTRNRKVSSKSRKGRRNAAMELDSFSEPLKAPGSEQPIDAFSLGPYSHSVHPTGTSASLHAPSHLSYPYHPAAAALFSGMV, via the exons ATGGAGGCAACTGTAGAGTCTCGCTGGGCTTCCTCGTCACTATTGCCATCCGAGGTGCTGCCCACTTACCCGTCTGACTCCAGCTTTGTATCTCACACCGAGGACGATTCGACATTCTCCAGTATAGAGGCCGAATGTAGTGGCCTGCCTTCCCTCTTCTCCAACACCGTCCAGAGCCGCAGCGCGCCGACATACAGACACAGCCCAG TGCGACAGGTTTACTCCTCTCCTTTTCTAAGTGGCCTGTCATGGCTGGAGGGCTCCGGTGCTCACTCCCTCTCTAGCCCGTACTCATCACCCCCATCCTCCTGGCATGGCGGTACGTTCAGCAGGACCCCGGTGCTCCCCCAcagctcctccacctcctctccttttcatccatccctccctctgtcCTCCATCAGAGCCCCTCGCTCTGAGCTCCACCCACCCGGCCTGGACTGCAAGGACAGTTTGAAAGGCGAGAGGGTCAGTCCTGCAGCGGGCGCTGAGGGCGTTGGGGGAGTTTACACCATCAACCACGTCGCCGGCGGTGGTGTATATCCACACGATCATGGGCCAccacaggcgcacacacacactcacacacattctctagGACACTACAGCGCCTACAGCAGCCCAGCTCAGGACTACAGCAGCGTTGGTCTCTACTCGCCATCCTACGAGAAACTACGAGGCAAGATGACTCTCTCTCCCACAG AAACGCGGGAGTGTGTGAACTGCGGAGCCACTGCTACCCCTCTCTGGAGGCGCGATGGTACGGGCCATTACCTCTGCAATGCCTGCGGACTGTACCACAAGATGAACGGACAAAACAGACCCCTGATCCGGCCTAGAAAAAGACTG GTTGTGAGTAAGAGGGCAGGGACTCAGTGTGCCAACTGCCAGACGAGCACCACAACACTGTGGAGACGTAACTCCAGCGGGGAACCCGTGTGCAACGCCTGTGGGCTTTACTTTAAACTACACAAT GTAAACAGACCCCTCACTATGAAGAAGGAGGGAATTCAGACACGCAACCGGAAGGTGTCGAGTAAGAGCAGGAAGGGCCGGAGGAACGCCGCTATGGAGCTCGATTCGTTCTCTGAGCCCTTGAAGGCCCCCGGGTCTGAGCAGCCTATCGACGCCTTTTCGCTGGGACCCTACAGCCACAGCGTCCACCCCACAGGCACCTCCGCTTCACTCCACGCCCCATCTCACCTTTCCTACCCATACCACCCTGCTGCTGCAGCACTCTTTTCCGGCATGGTGTGA
- the gata1b gene encoding GATA-binding factor 1-B isoform X1: MQQFRSEAEGLLAMEATVESRWASSSLLPSEVLPTYPSDSSFVSHTEDDSTFSSIEAECSGLPSLFSNTVQSRSAPTYRHSPVRQVYSSPFLSGLSWLEGSGAHSLSSPYSSPPSSWHGGTFSRTPVLPHSSSTSSPFHPSLPLSSIRAPRSELHPPGLDCKDSLKGERVSPAAGAEGVGGVYTINHVAGGGVYPHDHGPPQAHTHTHTHSLGHYSAYSSPAQDYSSVGLYSPSYEKLRGKMTLSPTETRECVNCGATATPLWRRDGTGHYLCNACGLYHKMNGQNRPLIRPRKRLVVSKRAGTQCANCQTSTTTLWRRNSSGEPVCNACGLYFKLHNVNRPLTMKKEGIQTRNRKVSSKSRKGRRNAAMELDSFSEPLKAPGSEQPIDAFSLGPYSHSVHPTGTSASLHAPSHLSYPYHPAAAALFSGMV, from the exons ATGCAGCAG TTTAGGAGTGAAGCTGAAGGACTTTTGGCCATGGAGGCAACTGTAGAGTCTCGCTGGGCTTCCTCGTCACTATTGCCATCCGAGGTGCTGCCCACTTACCCGTCTGACTCCAGCTTTGTATCTCACACCGAGGACGATTCGACATTCTCCAGTATAGAGGCCGAATGTAGTGGCCTGCCTTCCCTCTTCTCCAACACCGTCCAGAGCCGCAGCGCGCCGACATACAGACACAGCCCAG TGCGACAGGTTTACTCCTCTCCTTTTCTAAGTGGCCTGTCATGGCTGGAGGGCTCCGGTGCTCACTCCCTCTCTAGCCCGTACTCATCACCCCCATCCTCCTGGCATGGCGGTACGTTCAGCAGGACCCCGGTGCTCCCCCAcagctcctccacctcctctccttttcatccatccctccctctgtcCTCCATCAGAGCCCCTCGCTCTGAGCTCCACCCACCCGGCCTGGACTGCAAGGACAGTTTGAAAGGCGAGAGGGTCAGTCCTGCAGCGGGCGCTGAGGGCGTTGGGGGAGTTTACACCATCAACCACGTCGCCGGCGGTGGTGTATATCCACACGATCATGGGCCAccacaggcgcacacacacactcacacacattctctagGACACTACAGCGCCTACAGCAGCCCAGCTCAGGACTACAGCAGCGTTGGTCTCTACTCGCCATCCTACGAGAAACTACGAGGCAAGATGACTCTCTCTCCCACAG AAACGCGGGAGTGTGTGAACTGCGGAGCCACTGCTACCCCTCTCTGGAGGCGCGATGGTACGGGCCATTACCTCTGCAATGCCTGCGGACTGTACCACAAGATGAACGGACAAAACAGACCCCTGATCCGGCCTAGAAAAAGACTG GTTGTGAGTAAGAGGGCAGGGACTCAGTGTGCCAACTGCCAGACGAGCACCACAACACTGTGGAGACGTAACTCCAGCGGGGAACCCGTGTGCAACGCCTGTGGGCTTTACTTTAAACTACACAAT GTAAACAGACCCCTCACTATGAAGAAGGAGGGAATTCAGACACGCAACCGGAAGGTGTCGAGTAAGAGCAGGAAGGGCCGGAGGAACGCCGCTATGGAGCTCGATTCGTTCTCTGAGCCCTTGAAGGCCCCCGGGTCTGAGCAGCCTATCGACGCCTTTTCGCTGGGACCCTACAGCCACAGCGTCCACCCCACAGGCACCTCCGCTTCACTCCACGCCCCATCTCACCTTTCCTACCCATACCACCCTGCTGCTGCAGCACTCTTTTCCGGCATGGTGTGA